The following are from one region of the Osmia bicornis bicornis chromosome 8, iOsmBic2.1, whole genome shotgun sequence genome:
- the LOC114880209 gene encoding iodotyrosine deiodinase 1 isoform X3: MFAELLPFWTKYGYHILIFIISCVFLKVFYEISRKGAVLIQNNKYNFNTLNNTVQQLEETEDSEEPALPKDLKHIPYEYKRPSETELLSKASEFYKIVAPRRSVRFFSSDPVPKEVVQEIIKAAGTAPSGAHTEPWTFVAVSNQKMKEQIRCIIETEEEINYTKRMGVKWTTDLLPLKTNWIKEYLTTAPYLILVFKQTYGILPNGKRKVHYYNEISTSIACGILIAAIQYAGLVTLTSTPLNCGPAIRNLLKRPPNEKLLVLLPIGYPAKDATVPDLQRKQLSDILVEID, from the exons atgTTTGCTGAACTTTTACCATTTTGGACGAAATACGGGTATCATATATTAATCTTTATCATATCTTGCGTTTTTTTAAAagttttttatgaaatatcgAGAAAGGGCGCCGTTCTTATtcagaataataaatataattttaatacctTGAATAATACAGTACAGCAGCTAGAAG aaacAGAAGATAGCGAAGAACCTGCGCTACCAAAAGATTTAAAACACATTCCATACGAATATAAAAGACCCTCTGAAACAGAGTTACTCTCTAAAGCTTCAGagttttataaaatagtaGCTCCTAGAAGAAGTGTAAGATTTTTCAGTTCAGACCCTGTACCAAAAGAAGTTGTACAAGAGATAATAAAAGCTGCAG GCACTGCGCCTAGTGGTGCTCATACAGAACCATGGACATTCGTAGCGGTATCAAATCAGAAGATGAAAGAGCAAATACGGTGTATCATTGAAACtgaagaagaaattaattatacaaaaagAATGGGAGTAAAGTGGACAACAGATCTACTTCCATTAAAAACCAATTGGATTAAAGAGTATCTGACTACCGCTCCTTATTTGATACTTGTATTTAAACAAACTTATGGAATTTTACctaatggaaaaagaaaagttcattattataatgaaataagCACATCGATTGCTTGTGGTATCCTTATCGCTGCTATACAG TACGCAGGTTTGGTAACTCTGACTTCTACTCCATTAAACTGTGGACCTGCCATTCGCAACCTTCTTAAACGTCCTCCAAATGAAAAGCTTCTTGTACTATTGCCAATTGGGTATCCAGCGAAAGATGCAACAGTGCCTGATCTTCAGCGAAAACAATTATCTGATATTTTAGTAGAAATTGATTGA
- the LOC114880209 gene encoding iodotyrosine deiodinase 1 isoform X1, with amino-acid sequence MFAELLPFWTKYGYHILIFIISCVFLKVFYEISRKGAVLIQNNKYNFNTLNNTVQQLEETEDSEEPALPKDLKHIPYEYKRPSETELLSKASEFYKIVAPRRSVRFFSSDPVPKEVVQEIIKAAGTILYYYIQKTSCTSESVLGTAPSGAHTEPWTFVAVSNQKMKEQIRCIIETEEEINYTKRMGVKWTTDLLPLKTNWIKEYLTTAPYLILVFKQTYGILPNGKRKVHYYNEISTSIACGILIAAIQYAGLVTLTSTPLNCGPAIRNLLKRPPNEKLLVLLPIGYPAKDATVPDLQRKQLSDILVEID; translated from the exons atgTTTGCTGAACTTTTACCATTTTGGACGAAATACGGGTATCATATATTAATCTTTATCATATCTTGCGTTTTTTTAAAagttttttatgaaatatcgAGAAAGGGCGCCGTTCTTATtcagaataataaatataattttaatacctTGAATAATACAGTACAGCAGCTAGAAG aaacAGAAGATAGCGAAGAACCTGCGCTACCAAAAGATTTAAAACACATTCCATACGAATATAAAAGACCCTCTGAAACAGAGTTACTCTCTAAAGCTTCAGagttttataaaatagtaGCTCCTAGAAGAAGTGTAAGATTTTTCAGTTCAGACCCTGTACCAAAAGAAGTTGTACAAGAGATAATAAAAGCTGCAGGtacaatattatattattacattcAAAAAACTTCTTGTACATCTGAATCTGTTTTAGGCACTGCGCCTAGTGGTGCTCATACAGAACCATGGACATTCGTAGCGGTATCAAATCAGAAGATGAAAGAGCAAATACGGTGTATCATTGAAACtgaagaagaaattaattatacaaaaagAATGGGAGTAAAGTGGACAACAGATCTACTTCCATTAAAAACCAATTGGATTAAAGAGTATCTGACTACCGCTCCTTATTTGATACTTGTATTTAAACAAACTTATGGAATTTTACctaatggaaaaagaaaagttcattattataatgaaataagCACATCGATTGCTTGTGGTATCCTTATCGCTGCTATACAG TACGCAGGTTTGGTAACTCTGACTTCTACTCCATTAAACTGTGGACCTGCCATTCGCAACCTTCTTAAACGTCCTCCAAATGAAAAGCTTCTTGTACTATTGCCAATTGGGTATCCAGCGAAAGATGCAACAGTGCCTGATCTTCAGCGAAAACAATTATCTGATATTTTAGTAGAAATTGATTGA
- the LOC114880209 gene encoding iodotyrosine deiodinase 1 isoform X2: MFAELLPFWTKYGYHILIFIISCVFLKVFYEISRKGAVLIQNNKYNFNTLNNTVQQLEEDSEEPALPKDLKHIPYEYKRPSETELLSKASEFYKIVAPRRSVRFFSSDPVPKEVVQEIIKAAGTILYYYIQKTSCTSESVLGTAPSGAHTEPWTFVAVSNQKMKEQIRCIIETEEEINYTKRMGVKWTTDLLPLKTNWIKEYLTTAPYLILVFKQTYGILPNGKRKVHYYNEISTSIACGILIAAIQYAGLVTLTSTPLNCGPAIRNLLKRPPNEKLLVLLPIGYPAKDATVPDLQRKQLSDILVEID, from the exons atgTTTGCTGAACTTTTACCATTTTGGACGAAATACGGGTATCATATATTAATCTTTATCATATCTTGCGTTTTTTTAAAagttttttatgaaatatcgAGAAAGGGCGCCGTTCTTATtcagaataataaatataattttaatacctTGAATAATACAGTACAGCAGCTAGAAG AAGATAGCGAAGAACCTGCGCTACCAAAAGATTTAAAACACATTCCATACGAATATAAAAGACCCTCTGAAACAGAGTTACTCTCTAAAGCTTCAGagttttataaaatagtaGCTCCTAGAAGAAGTGTAAGATTTTTCAGTTCAGACCCTGTACCAAAAGAAGTTGTACAAGAGATAATAAAAGCTGCAGGtacaatattatattattacattcAAAAAACTTCTTGTACATCTGAATCTGTTTTAGGCACTGCGCCTAGTGGTGCTCATACAGAACCATGGACATTCGTAGCGGTATCAAATCAGAAGATGAAAGAGCAAATACGGTGTATCATTGAAACtgaagaagaaattaattatacaaaaagAATGGGAGTAAAGTGGACAACAGATCTACTTCCATTAAAAACCAATTGGATTAAAGAGTATCTGACTACCGCTCCTTATTTGATACTTGTATTTAAACAAACTTATGGAATTTTACctaatggaaaaagaaaagttcattattataatgaaataagCACATCGATTGCTTGTGGTATCCTTATCGCTGCTATACAG TACGCAGGTTTGGTAACTCTGACTTCTACTCCATTAAACTGTGGACCTGCCATTCGCAACCTTCTTAAACGTCCTCCAAATGAAAAGCTTCTTGTACTATTGCCAATTGGGTATCCAGCGAAAGATGCAACAGTGCCTGATCTTCAGCGAAAACAATTATCTGATATTTTAGTAGAAATTGATTGA